In one Gopherus evgoodei ecotype Sinaloan lineage chromosome 1, rGopEvg1_v1.p, whole genome shotgun sequence genomic region, the following are encoded:
- the LOC115647038 gene encoding noggin-like, which translates to MEMARAGFICLLLLGSWAQGPLPSGSSLLSQDGDLPLSEDLLLPEKISETTPPNPDIHLIRSKPSTHVRPYSLSRSPSDYHYSPKPKHLRAPRLLKLLGPSYDPFWMSPQDPRSRNTSLEQLGTLSQDLADGTSRYRKKLLQEAENVELPVLLPPEEGMASNLSQAVAHRLRQWLVDSATCHLTSSWVDLGPVFWPRWVRHTECDTSHTGCSWPPGMTCRPAQFTHIKLLVWHCWISKDPAIDTGRTLQQCTWRQIPYPVVSACKCSCR; encoded by the coding sequence ATGGAGATGGCCAGAGCAGGTTTCATTTGCCTGTtgctgctggggagctgggcccaggggCCTCTTCCCTCTGGATCGTCTCTCCTCTCCCAGGATGGAGACCTTCCCCTAAGTGAGGACCTTCTGCTGCCTGAGAAGATCAGTGAGACCACCCCACCCAATCCTGACATCCACCTCATCCGGAGCAAGCCATCTACCCATGTGAGGCCATATAGCCTGTCCCGCTCTCCCAGTGACTACCACTACTCCCCCAAGCCTAAGCATCTCAGGGCCCCTCGGTTGTTGAAGCTTCTGGGCCCCTCCTACGACCCCTTCTGGATGTCCCCGCAGGATCCACGAAGCCGCAACACCAGCCTGGAGCAGCTGGGCACCCTGAGCCAGGACCTGGCTGATGGCACCAGCCGTTACCGGAAGAAGCTGCTGCAGGAGGCTGAAAATGTGGAGCTCCCTGTCCTGCTGCCCCCTGAGGAGGGGATGGCCAGCAACCTAAGCCAAGCTGTCGCCCACCGCCTCCGTCAGTGGCTGGTGGACAGCGCCACCTGCCATCTGACCTCATCCTGGGTGGATCTGGGGCCTGTCTTCTGGCCACGCTGGGTTCGCCACACAGAGTGCGACACCTCCCACACTGGCTGCTCCTGGCCTCCTGGCATGACCTGCCGTCCTGCCCAGTTCACCCACATCAAGCTCCTGGTCTGGCACTGCTGGATAAGCAAAGATCCAGCCATAGACACGGGCAGGACTCTCCAGCAATGCACCTGGAGGCAGATCCCCTACCCAGTAGTGTCTGCTTGCAAGTGCTCCTGTCGGTAA
- the GALR3 gene encoding galanin receptor type 3, which yields MPESWNASSNSLEVRAAGIIVPVVFFLIFLLGTVGNGLVLAVLLRNGQVKYNTTNLFILNLAMADLCFIICCVPFQATIYTLDGWLFGPFACKAVHFLIYLTMYASSFTLAAVSVDRYLAIRYPLKSRDLRTSRNAAVAIIVIWTLSLLFAGPYLSYYQIVHYHGLPICVPIWEDQRRKILDILTFVFGYLLPVVVVSLAYARTIKFLWTSLDPI from the exons ATGCCGGAGAGCTGGAATGCCTCCTCCAACAGCCTGGAGGTGCGTGCTGCGGGCATCATCGTGCCCGTGgtcttcttcctcatcttcctcctggGCACAGTGGGGAATGGGCTggtgctggctgtgctgctgcgCAATGGCCAGGTGAAGTACAACACCACCAACCTGTTCATCCTCAACCTGGCCATGGCAGACCTCTGCTTTATCATCTGCTGCGTCCCTTTCCAAGCCACCATCTACACACTGGATGGGTGGCTCTTTGGCCCCTTTGCCTGCAAGGCTGTGCACTTCCTCATCTACCTCACCATGTACGCCAGCAGCTTCACCCTGGCAGCCGTCTCTGTTGACAG ATACCTGGCCATTCGTTACCCACTGAAATCCCGGGATCTCCGGACCTCCCGGAATGCAGCGGTTGCCATCATAGTGATCTGGACCCTGTCACTGCTTTTTGCAGGGCCCTACCTCAGCTACTACCAGATTGTCCACTACCATGGGCTGCCCATCTGTGTCCCCATCTGGGAGGACCAACGCCGGAAGATCCTGGACATCCTCACCTTTGTGTTTGGGTACCTCCTGCCCGTGGTTGTTGTGAGCTTGGCCTATGCCAGGACCATCAAGTTCCTGTGGACCTCCCTAGACCCCATCTAG